Genomic DNA from Providencia sp. PROV188:
GGAATAACGCGAAGATATACAGCACGATAATGATGTCAGCTGCGCTACTAAACAGTGACGTGTTCGTGACCACTGGCAATGCCATCGCTAGCAGCAACATGCTGCTCAGCAGCACATACGGCATGATGCGAAAGATAATGCCTGAATCACGCGGCGCCACAGATTGGCGAGTCATCAATTTGATGATGTCGCGATAATCTTGCCAAATTCCGGGACCTTGGCGAGAGTGCATTTTTGCGCGAATTTGACGAGAGATCCCCGTGAACAGCGGCGTCAGCAGCAGTAAAACCACGGCTTGAACGACGGCGAAGATCCCTGTCATCAATGTGGGTGTTTCTTGAATCGACATGGTTTCTCTCCTTACGCCGCAATCACAACAAGCAGCACGATCAAGGCCGCGACCACATACAGGCAATAGAGCCTGAAGTCCCCGCCTTGTAGGCATTGCATGCGTTTTGCTATTCGGTTAATCACACGAACCAGCGGGTAGATAATTTTTTCATCCCAGAACGGTTCTACCTTCCCTGCCCCCTCTTTCGTCACTTCTAAGGTTTGCGCTAAACGCGCTGAAGGGTCGAGCTGAGTACGCAGGCGATACAGCGGCGCAAACATAGAACGCAGCGGCTGGGTAAAGCCCCCCGCTGATACCGACATCTCTTTTTCCCACGCATAACCACACGCCCATGCGTCCCCTTTACGGCGCGCGTCGAGCTGTTTGCCTTTAAATACCATGTAGATAATCAGTGGAATGATTGGCAGCGCTAGCAACAGGATCAAGGTCATGGCTGGTGAAATCATCGCTTGAGATGCGCTGTTTGGTACCAGCATCGCCCCTTGCGCCACAGTGATATCGGTGGCGTGTGTCAGGGACATTGCCACGTTGGCTAAGACCGGAGCGATATAGGTCGCGCCTACACCTAAAATCACACAGATAGCGGCTAAAATCAGCATCGCGGCGGTCATTGTCCATGGCACTTCGCGAGCATGAGTGGCTTGCTCACTGCGAGCACCACCGCAAAAACTGACGCCGTACACTTTCACAAAACACATTGCCGCCAACGCCCCGGTGATGGCTAACATCACAATGGCGATTGGACCGCTGATGCGCATAATAAAAGTGCCTTCGTGACTCATGGAGAATAGCGATTGGTAGGTGTACCACTCACTGACAAAGCCGTTGAGTGGTGGCAGCGCGGAAATCGCCATACAGCCGATTAAAAACGCGGTTGCGGTCAGTGGCATTAATTTGGCTAAGCCACCCATTTTTTCCATATCGCGGGTATGCACACGGTAGATCACGGCGCCCGCACCAAGGAACAGTAATCCTTTGAAGACGGCGTGGTTAAGCAAGTGGTAAATCGCACCGAGCAAACCAATGGTCGCAAGCACTGGCATATTGTTTGCCATGCCGACCATCGCCACACCAACCCCCATCAAGATAATCCCGATATTTTCGACGGTGTGCCATGCGAGTAAGCGTTTGATGTCGTGCTCAGCCAGTGCGTACATAACCCCAAGAACCGAGGAGACTGCACCGAATGCTAGTACCACAATACCCCACCAGCCTTGAGTGGCACCGAGTAAGTCGATACCTACTTTGATAATCCCGAAGATACCGATTTTTACCATTACACCAGACATTAATGCTGACGCATGAGACGGTGCTGCGGGGTGAGCTTGCGGTAACCAACTGTGAAGTGGGAGCATCCCTGCTTTGGCGCCAAAGCCAAAAAATCCCAATAAAAAAACGATGGATGCCATCGCTGGTGAAAGTGAAAGCTGGCGGAAGGAATCGAAATCTAAGCTGCCACTTTCACGCCACATTAAGAAGAAGGCGATCATAATTAAAATCGAACCGGCGTGGGCAATAAAGAAGTACAGCAGACCCGCGCGGATGGATTTGTCATCTTGGTCGGCAATCACTAAGAACCAGGAAGCCAGTGACATCATTTCAAACAGGATGATGAAGTAAAAGGCGTTGTCCATCACCACCAAGGCCACCATCGAAGCGATAAACAGGTTCAGGAAGAACCCCATGCTCCACGCGCCGCGACCGCAATATTCCTGAACATAGTTTAAGGAATATAAGGCGCTGACGGTCACCAGCAGCGAAATCACCATCACCATAAAGGCGGCGAGGCTATCGAGCCTCACGACAAAATTGGCGAACGGGAATGGACCTTGGGACAGGTAAGTAAGCACTTCCCCGCTCATTAGCACAGGAATTGAGCTGCACAAGCCCAGCACGCCGCCGATCATGGCAGCAATTCCCGCGACATAAATGGCGAGCTTTTCTTGGCGTTTAAAGAGCAACGAAACAAAGCCACCTACCGCGTAGAAAATCACCGACCATAAAAGTAACTGAAGAGGTGTCATTATGGGTTCTCCCGATCAGCAACAAAAATGTCGAACTCTGGCGGCATGGCATCGACAGATGCGCTGCGGCGTTTGGCACTTTCGTTTTCGAGTTGGTGTTCTTCCACCAGATGGAGGGCATCGGTTGGGCAGACTTTGACACAAGCTGGCCCTTCGTCACTGAAATCACACAGGTCACATTTCACGGCGACATTGCGGATCCCTGCGTTCCACGCCAGGAAAGGGTTCATGGTTGGGAGGCTATCTGGCACATCTAATAGCATCTCTTTTGGGACATATTGTTCAAAGAAATCAGGTGTATCTACTGGTTTGCTGCCTGACGGTGTGATTGCCCCAAATGGGCACACCAAACCACACAGTTTGCAGCCAATGCACAGGCTTTCATTTAGCACAATCATGTCATTTTCGTGGGTGATGGCATTGACCGGACACACACGCGCACACGGGGCATCGTCACATTGACGACAGAGCATCGGTGCGGTTAGCTCGCCAACTTTGACCACCTTTAGTCGCGGATGTGTTTGTAATCCTTGGGCTTTATGCGTTTCTGAGCACGCCGCCATGCAAGTGTTACATCCGATACACAGTTGTGGGTCTGCAATTACAAAGCGATTCATTCGCTTTCCCCTCCAATAAAATCAGTCGGATCTTAAGTTTGTTGCAGACACCTAAGCATTTTTTGTGCCAGAAATAATAGTGTTGTTTATCAGTTAGTTGGCTTTTTACTAGGTAGGAGTTCGACAGTAATGACGATGGGGAAATTTTAAAAAAATTAAATAACTAACTTACCCCTATTTTTAAGAAGATAAATAGTGACTAAAACGCTATTTCACGATCACTTTTTGATTATTATTGGTTAAATAATATGTTGTTTTTTATGTGTGGGTATGACCATATTATTAATATGGATTTATTTTTTTTAACCTTTATAATTCGCTCCCATCATTTTATGTTGTAGTTCATTACATTGAGTTCTTATGATGCTCAGGTCTGTCTTGAATGATTGAAAAATGAAAACCCACTCTGGATAGGCTGTTTTTTTTAACTGCCTAGCCTTGGTATTTCTAATCAATTTACAAGGAGACGCTGATGCAAGTCAGTCGACGGTCTTTTTTTAAAATTTGTGCGGGTGGCATGGCTGGAAC
This window encodes:
- the hyfB gene encoding hydrogenase 4 subunit B; translation: MTPLQLLLWSVIFYAVGGFVSLLFKRQEKLAIYVAGIAAMIGGVLGLCSSIPVLMSGEVLTYLSQGPFPFANFVVRLDSLAAFMVMVISLLVTVSALYSLNYVQEYCGRGAWSMGFFLNLFIASMVALVVMDNAFYFIILFEMMSLASWFLVIADQDDKSIRAGLLYFFIAHAGSILIMIAFFLMWRESGSLDFDSFRQLSLSPAMASIVFLLGFFGFGAKAGMLPLHSWLPQAHPAAPSHASALMSGVMVKIGIFGIIKVGIDLLGATQGWWGIVVLAFGAVSSVLGVMYALAEHDIKRLLAWHTVENIGIILMGVGVAMVGMANNMPVLATIGLLGAIYHLLNHAVFKGLLFLGAGAVIYRVHTRDMEKMGGLAKLMPLTATAFLIGCMAISALPPLNGFVSEWYTYQSLFSMSHEGTFIMRISGPIAIVMLAITGALAAMCFVKVYGVSFCGGARSEQATHAREVPWTMTAAMLILAAICVILGVGATYIAPVLANVAMSLTHATDITVAQGAMLVPNSASQAMISPAMTLILLLALPIIPLIIYMVFKGKQLDARRKGDAWACGYAWEKEMSVSAGGFTQPLRSMFAPLYRLRTQLDPSARLAQTLEVTKEGAGKVEPFWDEKIIYPLVRVINRIAKRMQCLQGGDFRLYCLYVVAALIVLLVVIAA
- a CDS encoding 4Fe-4S dicluster domain-containing protein, with amino-acid sequence MNRFVIADPQLCIGCNTCMAACSETHKAQGLQTHPRLKVVKVGELTAPMLCRQCDDAPCARVCPVNAITHENDMIVLNESLCIGCKLCGLVCPFGAITPSGSKPVDTPDFFEQYVPKEMLLDVPDSLPTMNPFLAWNAGIRNVAVKCDLCDFSDEGPACVKVCPTDALHLVEEHQLENESAKRRSASVDAMPPEFDIFVADRENP